Proteins from one Pygocentrus nattereri isolate fPygNat1 chromosome 16, fPygNat1.pri, whole genome shotgun sequence genomic window:
- the LOC108428042 gene encoding complement factor B-like, with amino-acid sequence MESVLCYLLFFVMTGICPLVTGTPSHFKCSDININITGGTFTLSNNYDEDSILRYRCPQGYYPYPVKMRQCSRGKWDPVPTRRQRECRKVTCPNPNVLDNGVVEPYKPLYYVNDTTTYRCHSDYTFRGSPTRVCQLNGKWSGSTPICSRDSDHCPDPGTPPGGSRTGHIFNIDDKVTYRCDNKLKLLGSKVRVCQDGGQWSGREPECYADFTYDTPAEVAEAFGSTLKTTLTIHEEKDQQGKKITLDRKGKLNIYIALDASDSIEEEDFERAKAVIIKLIEKISYYEVSPNYEIIIFATEVTRIVSIADFKREDEKKLYKIIKTLKDYKYDDKGQKTGTNIAKAFKVIADSVSFEKTGNKTAFTETRHVIIMFTDGIYNMGGTPVYNIEEIKQLVYNGDEVKRDQYLDIYVFGVGEDVEKENIDLWVTNRRDEKHFFILPDMKNVQETFDEMIDESTSVGLCGLHRSHSPDEQNDEIRRFSYPWMISFLVTRDDGQTSNCLGSLVTPSFILTAAHCFKLLEDVPDQISFHIPSGTNTQPLKAKDFKIHPQYKPRGKVSEGISEYYEYDVALIELEKEIEADASLRPICIPCTKETSGALRLTGSDVTCAKHKEELLKGDLVKAFFMSSKRKQDIFPKNPIQIKLGHKRDACIEDAKKALNISDEKAKLLITDNFLCTGGEEQNHVDEVSCKGDSGGATFVQDQVRAFQVGVVSWGLKDLCTGSDNYGELATARDFHIDLFNPGVQDFLKLYLGNETRGTPLTFLER; translated from the exons ATGGAGTCTGTGCTTTGCTATTTACTCTTTTTTGTGATGACTGGCATTTGTCCTCTTGTGACTG GTACGCCATCTCATTTTAAGTGCTCagatataaacataaacatcacTGGAGGCACCTTCACTCTCTCTAACAATTATGATGAAGATAGCATCCTGAGGTACCGTTGTCCACAGGGTTATTATCCATATCCTGTAAAAATGCGGCAGTGTTCCAGAGGCAAGTGGGATCCTGTGCCCACCAGGAGACAGCGAGAGTGCAGGA AGGTTACATGTCCTAATCCAAATGTTCTGGACAATGGAGTCGTGGAGCCCTATAAGCCGCTGTACTATGTGAATGACACGACTACCTACAGGTGTCATTCTGATTACACATTCCGGGGGTCCCCCACACGTGTGTGCCAGCTCAACGGCAAATGGAGCGGCAGCACGCCGATCTGTAGCCGTGACT CTGATCACTGCCCTGATCCCGGAACGCCCCCTGGTGGCAGCAGAACAGGGCACATTTTCAATATTGATGACAAAGTGACCTACCGCTGTGATAATAAGCTGAAACTGCTGGGCTCCAAAGTGCGTGTGTGTCAGGATGGTGGCCAGTGGTCAGGACGAGAGCCAGAGTGCTACG CTGATTTCACATACGACACTCCAGCAGAAGTAGCGGAGGCTTTCGGCAGCACTCTAAAGACTACTCTGACCATACATGAGGAAAAAG ATCAACAAGGGAAGAAAATCACATTGGACCGGAAAGGAAAGCTCAACATCTACATTGCTCTGGATGCATCTGACAGCATAGAAGAAGAAGACTTTGAACGAGCAAAGGCGGTCATTATAAAGCTCATTGAAAAG ATCAGCTACTATGAGGTCTCTCCAAATTATGAGATCATCATTTTTGCCACAGAGGTGACAAGAATAGTTAGCATCGCAGATTTCAAAAGGGAGgatgaaaaaaaattgtataaaATTATTAAGACGCTGAAGGATTATAAATATGATG ATAAAGGACAGAAAACAGGGACCAATATTGCCAAAGCCTTCAAAGTTATTGCGGATAGTGTGAGTTTTGAGAAGACCGGCAATAAAACAGCCTTCACTGAAACTCGTCATGTCATCATCATGTTCACTGATG GTATATACAATATGGGAGGAACCCCCGTATACAATATTGAAGAAATCAAGCAACTTGTGTACAATGGAGATGAAGTGAAACGGGATCAATATCTTG ATATATATGTGTTTGGAGTGGGTGAAGATGTAGAGAAGGAGAATATCGATTTATGGGTGACAAACAGACGAGATGAAAAGCATTTCTTCATACTCCCAGACATGAAAAATGTGCAAGAAACGTTTGATGAGATGATTG ATGAAAGCACTAGTGTGGGTCTGTGTGGACTCCACAGAAGCCACAGTCCTGATGAACAAAACGATGAAATCAGACGCTTCAGCTATCCCTGGATGATCAGTTTTTTGGTGACT CGCGATGATGGCCAAACATCAAACTGCTTAGGATCGCTTGTCACTCCTTCATTTATTCTAACTGCGGCCCACTGCTTCAAGTTGCTTGAAGATGTTCCTGATCAAATCTCATTCCATATACCAAGTGGCACAA ATACGCAGCCACTAAAGGCAAAGGACTTCAAGATTCATCCACAATACAAACCCAGAGGTAAAGTGTCAGAAGGAATTTCGGAGTATTATGAATATGATGTGGCTCTCATAGAACTGGAAAAGGAGATAGAAGCTGATGCCAGTCTCAG ACCCATTTGCATTCCCTGCACCAAGGAGACGAGTGGGGCTCTAAGACTGACTGGCAGTGATGTGACATGCGCAAAACACA AGGAAGAGCTTTTGAAAGGTGACCTTGTTAAAGCTTTCTTTATGTCATCTAAAcgaaaacaagacatttttccAAAGAATCCTATCCAGATCAAACTGGGGCATAAG AGGGATGCATGTATTGAAGATGCCAAAAAGGCATTAAACATCTCAGATGAAAAAGCAAAGCTGCTTATTACAGACAATTTCTTATGCACCGGTGGAGAGGAACAAAATCATGTTGATGAAGTTTCTTGCAAAG GTGACTCTGGTGGGGCTACATTCGTGCAGGACCAGGTTCGGGCATTCCAG GTTGGAGTTGTCAGCTGGGGTCTGAAAGATCTGTGCACAGGCAGCGACAATTACGGTGAACTTGCAACAGCCAGAGACTTCCACATAGACCTCTTCAATCCAGGGGTGCAGGATTTTCTTAAGTTGTACCTGGGTAATGAAACAAGAGGGACTCCTCTGACATTTTTGGAAAGATAA